GGTTTGGAACCAGTCGACTTTCCGCCGTTTGAGGAATATCTGAATGATACCCGCGACACAGCGCCACAAGACTTACTGACCCGAATTAACTGCCTGGTACAGGCATAGATAAACGCTGCGCTAGCGCACCTAGCACAGTACTAACCAGCTCTTGCGCCTGCTGCTGCGAAGATGCCTCGGCATAACAGCGCAGTTCAGGCGCATTGCCCGATGGCCGCAGATGTACGATGCGCTCTGCGTCCAGCGCAAAGCGCATCCCGTCCAGTTTACTCAGAACCCTGGGCACAGCGTTGCACGATACCACTTCAGCCAGCCACTGCGGCTGCTCAGACAGTGCAGCCAGAAGCTCTGTTGAACTGGCTTTTTCCACACCCTGTAAGCGATCACTGGCGGTAAAACGCCTTTCATATTGGCAGCAGAGCTGAGCCAACGTGACACCTAACTGCTTGAGCAATGACAGGATGGCCAGCAGTGGCAGTAACGCATCCCGGGTCGGCAGACGTTCAATGACTTTGCCATGGATGCGGATGTCTGAGCCCAGTAAAAAGCCGCCATTGGCTTCAAATCCGCCGGCTGTGCGGTATTGCTCTGTCAGTATAGAGAGTTGCTCAATGACATAGGGCGACCCTATTCGTGTGCGCAGCACAGCCTTAAACTCACCACAGTGTTCCAGTGAAGAATTACAGTTCAATGGCACACTCAGTGCCTCAATACCCAAAGCTTTGGCGCACAGCAAACCCAGAATATCCCCTCTGAGCCAGCGTCCTGAGTGATCCGCTATCATAGGTCGGTCGCCGTCCCCGTCGGTGCTGAAGAGCAGATCCAGCTGATGCTCTGCGCACCATTGCCGGGCCTGTATTTTGTCCTGCTCGCTGAGCGCCTCGGTATCAACCGGGACAAACGTATCGCTGCGCCCCAGACACCGCACCCGGGCACCCAGCGCCTGCAACACCGAAACATACAAATCGCGCCCGGCACTGGTGTGCTGATAGACGCCTATAGTCAGCCCCGCACACAAATCAGCCGGGAATGCATCCAGCATGCGCGCCACATAAGGTGAGCAGATAGTGTCGTCGGGTGCTGGCAGTGGTTGAAGCTCAAATGGTTCCGGGACAGTCCTGGCGGCCAATATGGCCGCTTCATCGGCTTTATCTATTTCTCCCTGGGGATGATAAAACTTGAGTCCGTTGCGATCATGAGGAATGTGACTGCCAGTCACCATCACCGCCGCCAACCCATGTTGCTGCGCATAGAGGGCCAGTGCGGGCGTTGGTAACACCCCGGCGAAGTGTACTTTGATGCCCTGTGCACCTAACGCACTGGCACAATATTGAGCAATCTGCGGGCTGGAGGGACGATTGTCCATGCCCAATACCACCTCATCAAACCCGTAGCGCGCTTGCAGTTGCCCGGTCATTGCGAGCATAAAAGCCTGACAAACCTTAGCGCTAAATTGACTATTCAACCCTCTGGCACCACTGGTGCCAAACTGAATACCACTTTGAGCAATCAGCTGTGCACAATTAGCGGACGTCATGCGTCCCCCGGGTATAATCATCCTCAAAACGGACTATGTCATCCTCACCAAGATAGCTGCCCGACTGTACTTCTATCAGCTGTAAATCGACTTTGCCCGGATTGCTGAGTCGGTGTACCACAGTTGCGGGGATAAACACCGACTGATCTTCACTCAATAAACGACGCTCTTCGCCAATTTCAACCTGGGCCGTACCAGACACCACCACCCAGTGCTCGGCACGATGGTAATGCAGCTGACGCGACAAACTATGCCCCGGCCGCACAGTGATCCGCTTGACCAAAAACCGCTCGCCCCGATCAACAATGTCATACTTACCCCAGGGTCGGTACACTTCCCGATGCTCAGTCACCTCACTCAGCGCTCGGCTTTTCAGCTCATCCACCAGCGTTTTAATCGTCTGGCTCTGACTGCGATGGGCTACTAGCAGTGCATCTTTGGTATCTACTACCACCAGATCCTGCACGCCGACCGTTGCCACCAGCCGCTCCTGCGCCAGCACTAAGTTATCCCGTGTATTGAGCGCTGTGACGTTTCCTATGTGGGCGTTATTGTGGCTGTCTTTGCCCAGGGTCTGCCACAGGGCCTCAAAACTGCCAATGTCATTCCAGTTTGCATTCATCGGGACCACAGCGGCATGCCGGGTATGTTCCATCACGGCATAATCGATTGACTCAGACGGCGCAGCCAGGAAGGCCTCCCGATTGACGCGAATAAAATCCAGATCTGGCTGCGGTGCGACCATCGCCTGCTCACAGGCTTGCACAATATCAGGCCGATACTTGGCCAGCTCGTTAAGATAATCACTGGCTTTAAATAAGAATAAGCCACTGTTCCAGAGGTAATTGCCTGCCTTCAGGTAACGCTCGGCAACCTCTGCATCGGGCTTTTCAATAAACGCAGCCACCTCGGCACCCAAAGTACCTGCCGGGTCATGCGCAATCGGTGCGCCGCACTGTATGTATCCGTAGCCTGTGTGTGGGCAATCAGGGGTGATACCAAAGGTCACCAGTTTACCCCTATTCGCCAGTGCCAGCCCCTGTTTAATGCTGTGTCGAAATGCCGTGATATCGCCAATAAAATGATCAGACGCCAGAACCAGTAAAATCGGATCTTCGCCATTTTTGCGCGCCTGGAGTGCTGCCAGAGCAATTGCGGGGGCGGTATTTCGCCCCTCAGGTTCCAGTATGATCCCACCGGCCTGATAGCCGATGGTGCGCATTTGCTCCGCACAAATAAACCGGTGCGCCTCGTTACAGATCAAAAGCGCAGCCTGATGACTGTCAGGCTCCAGTCGCAGTAGCGTTTCCTGCAACAAGGTGTATTCGGAGCCCAACTGTAAAAACTGTTTGGGGTAACATTCGCGCGACATGGGCCACAATCGGGTTCCGGATCCACCACACAAAATAACCGGTAATATCATTTTTACTCTGCCCCAGACACCTTTCGTGCCCCTGTTATACCAATTTGCCATTTTACCCGCAGAACATACAGCGGGGCAATGGCTGGCGCTTCACCTGCGATTCACGCTCATGTACTACACTCTTTTATCGCAGTATTGACCTTCGGATAGCAACCCAAATGTATGATATGATAGTGCGATGCCATTACTGGCAGTGCCATTACTGGCGATGCCATTACTGGCACCCAAGGAAATACCCACAACCCAGCTGCACCGTGTGCAGGTCGAAGGAGCTTTAACATGTCGGGCAAGATCCCCTTTCACCCCATTACCCTGTTTGTGTTGTTTTTTGCGCTGGTGCTGCAAGTGACTATTCAGGCCCAGGCCAAAGTGATGCAGCAACCGAAACTGGCCATTGTTGGCTCGGGGCCGCTGGTGGCAAAAGGCGCCAGTCAGTCTATTCCTATCACCTATGAACACATTGATGCGGTGGATGTGGAGTTACTGCGCCTGAATAGCCCCCATGATTTTCTCAGTCGCTATTACCTGACGGACAAGCTCTATCCCAGTTCACTGGACAGACTACAGTACACCTACGACAGTGTCTTTGCTGACCGCTTTACCCTGCCGTCCGCGTCTAAAACAGGTATCCAATCGGCACGCTTACCTATCCCGAAATCGCTGCCAAGCGGTTGGTACATCATCGTCCTCAAAGCACCGGGCATGTTTGACGATTTGCAGGCTAAACACCTCTTGCTGACCGACTTGGGCATTCAGGCAAAGGTGTTTAAGCAACATGCCAGTTTCCAGGTAAACCGCTTGTCTGACGGCTTGCCCGTCGCAGGCGCTAAGGTCAAAGCCTACCGTAAGCATGAGTTACTGCGTGAAGCCAAAACCGATAAACAAGGCGCGGTGCATTTTGATATCACCCTAAAGCGCGACGACATCATTGTCGCTGAGTACGACGAGCAGGATGAGGCAGAGCTCGCGCTGTTGCCGATTAAAGAAGTGCCACTGGACCTGTCGGATCATCCCATTGGCGGCCGCCCCTATCAGGAGCGCGAAGTCTACATTTACAGTAACCGGGACTTGGTCAAACCGGGCGAAACCCTGCCCCTGAACCTGCTGTTACGTGATGCCGATGGCGTCGCGATTGAAAATCAGCCCGTTACGCTGACCGTCACCACCCCCTTGCAAGAAGAGATGCTCCGCGAGCAGCTAACCCCAAGTGCTGGCGGATTTTATAGTAAACGACTGCATACCGGCAGCAGCTGGCCAACCGGGCGCTACAAAGTCTCGGTGATGCTCGACCCGACCGCCCAGTCCGCAATCGGTCACTTTGAATTTCAGCTCGAAGAATTTGTGCCTGAGCGCATGGACTTAACCTTCAGCGGACAACAGCCTTTTGTCGCGGCAGGCACCTCTATGCCCTTGTCGGTCCAAGGGCGTTATCTGTTTGGCAGCCCGGCGGCTGGCAACACCTTAAAGGCGAGCCTGGTTCACCATAGCGTGCGACATTATCCGGGTCCCTACGCCGCATTTTTTGTCGGTGAAGACTTTTACCTGAGCAACCGCTTTCAGACACTGCCTGATCAGCAATTGTCTGAGCAGGGCACACTGGCGCTGAGCCTGCCAACCGTGTCTGCCGACACGCTAAAAAGCCCGGTAAAAACCCAGGTAAATTTAAGCCTGCTGGAGTCCGGCGGCGCGGCCGTGCAACGTCAGCTTAGCTATACCAGCTGGAAACCCAGAGCGCTGCCCGCGGTGAAGCCCGCACAAACAGAAGTTAAATACGCCACCGATGCCGAGTTTGAACTGGCCCTGCTGAGCCCGGATGGCCAGCAATTAACAAGTGGTGAGCTGGAGGTTGAACTCAGTTACGATCAGGGTCGTTATTTCTGGTTTTACGAGGAAGGCATAGGCTGGCGCCGCCAGTCTCAGCCACAGTGGCGCAGTGAAGCTAAGCAGACCGTGAGCGTGAACCAAAACACCCATACCGTGCGCTTCCCGGTCGACTGGGGAAACTACCGCCTGACGGTGACAGACGTCAGC
The Pseudoalteromonas viridis DNA segment above includes these coding regions:
- a CDS encoding phosphomannomutase; the encoded protein is MTSANCAQLIAQSGIQFGTSGARGLNSQFSAKVCQAFMLAMTGQLQARYGFDEVVLGMDNRPSSPQIAQYCASALGAQGIKVHFAGVLPTPALALYAQQHGLAAVMVTGSHIPHDRNGLKFYHPQGEIDKADEAAILAARTVPEPFELQPLPAPDDTICSPYVARMLDAFPADLCAGLTIGVYQHTSAGRDLYVSVLQALGARVRCLGRSDTFVPVDTEALSEQDKIQARQWCAEHQLDLLFSTDGDGDRPMIADHSGRWLRGDILGLLCAKALGIEALSVPLNCNSSLEHCGEFKAVLRTRIGSPYVIEQLSILTEQYRTAGGFEANGGFLLGSDIRIHGKVIERLPTRDALLPLLAILSLLKQLGVTLAQLCCQYERRFTASDRLQGVEKASSTELLAALSEQPQWLAEVVSCNAVPRVLSKLDGMRFALDAERIVHLRPSGNAPELRCYAEASSQQQAQELVSTVLGALAQRLSMPVPGS
- a CDS encoding mannose-1-phosphate guanylyltransferase/mannose-6-phosphate isomerase — its product is MILPVILCGGSGTRLWPMSRECYPKQFLQLGSEYTLLQETLLRLEPDSHQAALLICNEAHRFICAEQMRTIGYQAGGIILEPEGRNTAPAIALAALQARKNGEDPILLVLASDHFIGDITAFRHSIKQGLALANRGKLVTFGITPDCPHTGYGYIQCGAPIAHDPAGTLGAEVAAFIEKPDAEVAERYLKAGNYLWNSGLFLFKASDYLNELAKYRPDIVQACEQAMVAPQPDLDFIRVNREAFLAAPSESIDYAVMEHTRHAAVVPMNANWNDIGSFEALWQTLGKDSHNNAHIGNVTALNTRDNLVLAQERLVATVGVQDLVVVDTKDALLVAHRSQSQTIKTLVDELKSRALSEVTEHREVYRPWGKYDIVDRGERFLVKRITVRPGHSLSRQLHYHRAEHWVVVSGTAQVEIGEERRLLSEDQSVFIPATVVHRLSNPGKVDLQLIEVQSGSYLGEDDIVRFEDDYTRGTHDVR